A region from the Streptosporangium sp. NBC_01756 genome encodes:
- a CDS encoding 3' terminal RNA ribose 2'-O-methyltransferase Hen1: MLLTISTTVRPATDLGFLLHKHPDRIQEFGQSYGVARVFYPEADEERCTATLMLDVDPVRLVRSRGRSTPDHALGQYVNDRPYAASSLLAVALADVFRTARTGRCDSRPELAAGPIPLEIALPALPCRGGPEMAHRLFEPLGWTVEARAVPLDEEFPEWGDSRYVRLSLRGEVRLADALNQLYVLLPVLDDAKHYWMASDEVDKLIRAGESWLAAHPARGLITRRYFGRRSSLTRTAFARLAEIGDDVEEELDPPLEEEVTAGDGEEAAATAEAIVGESSGGAALPAAETGAEVTEGVSVTAPGTAAAEAVPRRPLNALRHEAVLATLAETGARTVIDLGCGSGQLVGELLGRPEFTKVAGTDVSAQALAIAARRLKIDRMPDRKRARLELFQGALTYTDDRFAGYDAAVLMEVVEHVDPPRLSALERVVFGVARPAHVIVTTPNAEYNVRYDSLTGMRHPDHRFEWTRAEFRAWAAKTGEEYGYRVDFRPVGDDDPEVGPPTQLALFGKASATGAGGGDD; the protein is encoded by the coding sequence GTGTTGCTCACGATCTCCACGACCGTACGGCCCGCCACCGACCTCGGATTCCTGCTGCACAAGCATCCAGACCGGATCCAGGAGTTCGGCCAGTCGTACGGCGTGGCGCGCGTCTTCTACCCGGAGGCGGACGAGGAGCGTTGCACCGCGACGCTGATGCTCGACGTCGACCCGGTGCGCCTGGTGCGCTCGCGCGGCCGCTCCACGCCCGACCACGCCCTTGGCCAGTATGTCAACGACCGGCCCTATGCCGCGTCGTCGCTGCTGGCCGTGGCGTTGGCGGACGTTTTCCGCACCGCCCGCACCGGCCGCTGCGACAGCCGTCCCGAGCTGGCCGCCGGACCCATCCCGCTGGAGATCGCGCTGCCCGCGCTGCCCTGCCGGGGCGGCCCCGAGATGGCGCACCGGCTGTTCGAGCCGCTGGGCTGGACGGTCGAGGCGCGGGCCGTACCGCTGGACGAGGAGTTTCCCGAGTGGGGCGACTCACGCTACGTCCGGCTGTCGCTCCGCGGCGAGGTGCGGCTGGCGGACGCGCTCAACCAGCTCTACGTGCTGCTCCCGGTGCTCGACGACGCCAAGCACTACTGGATGGCCTCCGACGAGGTGGACAAGCTGATCCGGGCGGGTGAGTCCTGGCTGGCGGCCCACCCTGCGAGGGGCCTGATCACCCGTCGCTACTTCGGCCGCCGCTCGTCCCTCACCCGTACCGCCTTCGCCCGGCTGGCCGAGATCGGCGACGACGTCGAGGAGGAGCTCGATCCTCCGCTGGAGGAGGAGGTCACCGCCGGAGACGGCGAGGAGGCCGCCGCGACGGCCGAGGCGATCGTCGGAGAGTCCTCGGGCGGAGCCGCCCTTCCCGCTGCCGAGACGGGCGCCGAGGTGACCGAAGGGGTCTCCGTGACGGCCCCCGGGACCGCCGCGGCGGAGGCCGTCCCCAGGCGGCCGCTGAACGCGCTGCGCCACGAGGCGGTCCTCGCCACGCTGGCGGAGACCGGCGCGCGCACCGTGATCGACCTGGGCTGCGGGTCGGGGCAACTGGTCGGGGAACTGCTGGGCCGGCCGGAGTTCACGAAGGTGGCCGGGACGGACGTGTCGGCGCAGGCGCTCGCGATCGCGGCCCGGCGGCTGAAGATCGATCGGATGCCCGACCGCAAACGGGCGCGGCTGGAGCTGTTCCAGGGGGCGCTGACCTACACCGACGACCGGTTCGCCGGGTATGACGCCGCGGTGCTCATGGAGGTCGTCGAGCATGTCGATCCGCCCCGGCTGAGCGCGCTGGAGCGGGTCGTCTTCGGCGTCGCACGGCCCGCACACGTGATCGTGACGACCCCCAACGCCGAGTACAACGTGCGCTACGACTCCCTGACGGGCATGCGCCACCCCGACCACCGCTTCGAGTGGACCCGGGCGGAGTTCCGGGCGTGGGCGGCGAAGACCGGCGAGGAGTACGGCTACCGCGTCGACTTCCGGCCGGTCGGCGACGACGACCCCGAGGTGGGACCGCCCACCCAGCTGGCCCTGTTCGGTAAGGCAAGCGCCACGGGCGCGGGAGGCGGAGATGACTGA
- a CDS encoding polynucleotide kinase-phosphatase yields MTEIAVPEMSLVVLVGISGSGKSTFARRHFAPTQVVSSDFCRGLVADDENDQAATPDAFDVLNYIVGTRLRRGLLTVVDATNVQWDARKKLVELARSHNVLVDAIVMDVPEEVAIERNAARPDRDFGPHVIKRQGKDLRRSMAKISRDGFRRVHVLRGSDEIEAATVVREKAWSDRRELTGPFDVIGDVHGCRAELETLLRTLGWDVEPGGTGAVHPEGRTAVFVGDLVDRGPDSPGVLRLVMGMVAAGTALCVSGNHEQKLARALNGRKVRVAHGLQESLDQLAAEPEEFRAAALAFMDGLISHYQLDGGRLVVAHAGLKEAYHGRASGRVRSFALYGDTTGETDEYGLPVRYPWAREYRGRAMVVYGHTPVPETEWVNNTICLDTGAVFGGKLTALRYPEKEIVSVPAEKVWYESVRPFTAPGHRDPGVLSIDDVGGVRHIEVRHGGGRIKVREENTAAALEIMSRFAVDPRWLVYLPPTMAPPETSRLDGFLEHPAEAFTEFAEAGITRVVCEEKHMGSRAVAVLARNPQVAAARFGVEDGTAGAVYTRTGRPFFDDTTDLVNRLRQVCAPLMDELETDWLALDCELLPWSAKAEGLIRNQYASVGAAARTALPEAVSLLEAAAGRGLGVGELLDRTRRRLVNAARFRDAYARYCWPVSGLDGLRLAPFQILACEGRATAVQEPHSWHLDTLSRLTDPLIAPTRQLTVDLASQESRDAATAWWSALTAEGGEGMVVKPLEWPHQADATGAAVPAGRVQPGVKVRGREYLRIIYGPDYTESLEVLRRRFLGRKRSLALREHALGLEALSRLAEGEPLWRVHEAVFAVLALESEPVDPRL; encoded by the coding sequence ATGACTGAGATCGCTGTGCCGGAGATGTCGCTGGTCGTGCTCGTGGGAATCTCGGGGAGCGGCAAGTCGACGTTCGCCCGCAGGCACTTCGCGCCGACCCAGGTGGTCTCCTCGGACTTCTGCCGGGGTCTGGTCGCCGACGACGAGAACGACCAGGCCGCCACCCCCGACGCCTTCGACGTGCTCAACTACATCGTCGGCACCCGCCTGCGGCGGGGCCTGCTCACCGTGGTGGACGCGACCAACGTCCAGTGGGACGCGCGCAAGAAGCTGGTCGAGCTGGCCAGGTCCCACAACGTGCTGGTCGACGCGATCGTCATGGACGTCCCGGAGGAGGTGGCGATCGAGCGCAACGCGGCCAGGCCCGACCGCGACTTCGGACCCCATGTGATCAAGCGGCAGGGCAAGGACCTGCGGCGCTCCATGGCGAAGATCTCCCGGGACGGTTTCCGCCGGGTCCACGTGCTGCGCGGATCCGACGAGATCGAGGCCGCCACGGTCGTCCGGGAGAAGGCGTGGAGCGACAGGCGTGAGCTGACCGGTCCGTTCGACGTCATCGGCGACGTGCACGGGTGCCGCGCCGAGCTGGAGACGCTGCTGCGCACCCTGGGCTGGGACGTCGAGCCCGGCGGCACGGGCGCGGTCCACCCCGAGGGCAGGACGGCGGTGTTCGTCGGCGACCTGGTGGACCGGGGACCGGACTCGCCCGGTGTGCTCCGCCTGGTCATGGGCATGGTCGCGGCCGGGACGGCGCTGTGCGTGTCGGGCAACCACGAGCAGAAGCTGGCCCGAGCGCTCAACGGCCGTAAGGTCAGGGTCGCCCACGGCCTGCAGGAGTCGCTGGACCAGCTGGCCGCCGAGCCCGAGGAGTTCCGCGCCGCCGCGCTGGCCTTCATGGACGGGCTGATCAGCCACTACCAGCTCGACGGGGGCAGGCTCGTCGTCGCGCACGCGGGGCTGAAGGAGGCCTACCACGGCCGCGCCTCGGGCCGGGTGCGCTCTTTCGCGCTGTACGGCGACACCACCGGCGAGACCGACGAGTACGGCCTGCCGGTGCGTTACCCGTGGGCGCGGGAGTACCGGGGCCGGGCCATGGTCGTCTACGGTCACACCCCGGTCCCCGAGACCGAGTGGGTCAACAACACGATCTGCCTGGACACCGGTGCCGTGTTCGGCGGGAAGCTCACCGCGCTGCGCTACCCGGAGAAGGAGATCGTCTCGGTGCCCGCCGAGAAGGTCTGGTACGAGTCGGTCAGGCCGTTCACCGCCCCCGGCCACCGTGACCCCGGGGTGCTCTCCATCGACGACGTCGGAGGCGTCAGGCACATCGAGGTACGGCATGGCGGTGGCCGTATCAAGGTCAGGGAGGAGAACACCGCCGCCGCGCTGGAGATCATGAGCCGGTTCGCGGTCGACCCGCGCTGGCTGGTCTACCTGCCGCCGACGATGGCGCCGCCGGAGACCTCCCGGCTCGACGGCTTCCTGGAGCACCCGGCCGAGGCGTTCACGGAGTTCGCCGAGGCGGGGATCACCCGGGTCGTGTGCGAGGAGAAGCACATGGGCTCGCGTGCGGTGGCCGTACTGGCCAGGAACCCGCAGGTGGCGGCGGCCCGGTTCGGGGTGGAGGACGGGACCGCGGGGGCGGTCTACACCCGGACCGGCAGACCGTTCTTCGACGACACCACCGACCTGGTGAACCGGCTCAGGCAGGTGTGCGCGCCCCTCATGGACGAGCTGGAGACGGACTGGCTGGCGCTCGACTGCGAGCTGCTGCCCTGGTCGGCCAAGGCGGAGGGACTGATCCGCAACCAGTACGCGTCGGTGGGGGCCGCCGCCCGTACGGCGCTGCCCGAGGCGGTCAGCCTGCTGGAGGCGGCGGCCGGGCGCGGGTTGGGGGTGGGCGAGCTGTTGGACCGCACCCGCCGTCGCCTGGTCAATGCTGCCCGGTTCAGAGACGCCTATGCGCGTTACTGCTGGCCGGTCTCCGGGCTGGACGGCCTGCGCCTGGCCCCGTTCCAGATCCTGGCCTGCGAGGGCCGGGCCACCGCCGTGCAGGAGCCGCACTCCTGGCACCTGGACACGCTCTCCCGGCTCACCGACCCGCTGATCGCCCCCACCCGGCAGCTGACCGTCGACCTGGCCTCCCAGGAGTCCAGGGACGCGGCGACCGCCTGGTGGTCGGCGCTGACGGCCGAGGGCGGCGAGGGCATGGTCGTCAAGCCGCTGGAGTGGCCCCACCAGGCGGACGCCACCGGCGCGGCCGTGCCCGCCGGCCGGGTGCAGCCGGGGGTGAAGGTGCGCGGGCGGGAGTACCTGCGGATCATCTACGGCCCCGACTACACCGAGAGCCTGGAGGTCCTGCGCCGCCGTTTCCTGGGCCGCAAGCGCTCGCTGGCGCTGCGGGAGCACGCCCTCGGGTTGGAGGCGCTGTCCAGGCTGGCCGAGGGCGAGCCGCTGTGGCGGGTGCACGAGGCGGTATTCGCCGTCCTGGCACTGGAGTCCGAGCCGGTGGACCCGCGTCTCTGA
- a CDS encoding DUF1707 SHOCT-like domain-containing protein has translation MTSRDDLRIGDAEREAAMTALREHYAQGRLTHEELDDRIERTLSARTGRDLALASADLPDLYGSRPEDDGGAPGWAGPGWVGAGHGGHGRREYRRRGYGRSRMAAHPAAWHHRGMSRRGGPPAFPLFLLVLVAVVAIAGFGALKFVFLAWLVMGVVGMAHRRRRRLHRPGA, from the coding sequence ATGACGTCCCGGGATGATCTCCGCATCGGAGACGCCGAGCGCGAAGCGGCCATGACGGCTCTGCGCGAGCACTACGCGCAGGGCCGCCTGACCCACGAGGAGCTCGACGACCGCATCGAACGGACCCTGTCCGCACGCACCGGCCGTGATCTGGCCCTGGCCTCCGCCGACCTGCCCGACCTGTACGGTTCCCGCCCCGAAGACGACGGCGGCGCACCCGGCTGGGCGGGTCCTGGCTGGGTCGGAGCGGGGCACGGGGGCCACGGCCGTCGCGAGTACCGTCGTCGCGGCTACGGCCGGAGCCGGATGGCGGCCCACCCCGCGGCCTGGCACCACCGCGGAATGAGCCGCCGGGGCGGGCCGCCGGCCTTCCCGCTGTTCCTCCTGGTCCTGGTCGCCGTGGTGGCGATCGCCGGGTTCGGGGCGCTCAAGTTCGTCTTCCTGGCCTGGCTGGTGATGGGCGTGGTGGGCATGGCGCACCGCAGGCGACGACGCCTCCACCGGCCCGGAGCCTAG
- a CDS encoding Clp protease N-terminal domain-containing protein, whose protein sequence is MPKINVYLPDELAEAVKETGVPVSAICQRALEQAVRRVTAIRETALGAPDLDDPTARLTHFTGRARTVIKLAVEQAGAEGAAEVGTEHLLGGMLAEGGNLALHILRAVEIDPGQVRRELDRLTPGEPPAPPTGSPLRFGRPAAGALELSVTEATGMGHNYVGCEHLLLGLIAEPDGPGGQILRSLGAEPRLTRRAVTAALAGYVHLRAQSQSGGIPADPAAALTAAIRRELEPIVQRLERLEEQTGRSEE, encoded by the coding sequence GTGCCGAAGATCAATGTCTATCTACCCGACGAACTGGCCGAAGCGGTCAAGGAGACGGGGGTGCCGGTGTCGGCCATCTGCCAGCGCGCCCTGGAACAGGCGGTACGGCGGGTCACGGCCATTCGGGAGACGGCGCTGGGCGCTCCGGACCTCGACGACCCGACGGCACGTCTCACCCATTTCACCGGACGGGCCCGGACTGTGATCAAGCTCGCGGTGGAGCAGGCGGGCGCCGAGGGGGCGGCCGAGGTCGGCACCGAGCACCTGCTGGGCGGCATGCTGGCCGAAGGCGGCAACCTGGCTCTGCACATCCTGCGCGCCGTGGAGATCGACCCCGGCCAGGTACGGCGCGAGCTGGACCGCCTGACCCCCGGCGAGCCGCCCGCCCCGCCGACCGGCTCCCCCCTCCGGTTCGGCCGGCCCGCCGCAGGGGCGCTGGAGCTGTCCGTCACCGAGGCGACCGGCATGGGGCACAACTACGTCGGCTGCGAGCACCTCCTCCTCGGGCTGATCGCCGAACCGGACGGACCCGGCGGACAGATCCTGCGGAGCCTCGGCGCCGAACCGCGGCTGACCCGCCGCGCCGTCACGGCCGCCCTGGCCGGCTACGTCCACCTCCGGGCACAGAGCCAGTCCGGCGGCATCCCGGCCGACCCGGCCGCAGCCCTGACCGCCGCCATCCGGCGGGAGCTGGAACCGATCGTCCAGCGACTGGAACGACTGGAGGAGCAGACCGGCCGCAGCGAAGAGTAG
- a CDS encoding metal-dependent hydrolase gives MMGHTHALTGAIAWLGVAPTLAALPLLTESTRFIETGVMVNALTPAEFVAGALICSGAAMLPDLDHPSATIAQTFGPVTWGLSKAVAWLSGGHRNATHSLLFAVGTGFGAHYLANTYPIGRDILVVLLIGLALRAIGIGIPGKKFASAMVNLGLTVGLFATFRSDNVGYAWLGLAVAVGCLTHITGDCCTEKGCPVLWPIRQRWVLPWKIGIKTGQAFEQKFLAPVLSVVVLGLLYFRLAVT, from the coding sequence ATGATGGGGCACACGCACGCGCTGACGGGGGCGATCGCCTGGCTGGGGGTGGCGCCGACCCTGGCGGCCCTGCCGTTGCTCACCGAGTCCACCCGGTTCATCGAGACCGGTGTCATGGTGAACGCCCTCACCCCGGCCGAGTTCGTCGCCGGGGCGCTGATCTGCTCCGGCGCCGCCATGCTGCCGGATCTGGACCATCCCAGCGCGACGATCGCCCAGACCTTCGGCCCTGTCACCTGGGGGCTGAGCAAGGCCGTCGCCTGGCTGAGTGGCGGTCACCGCAACGCCACCCATTCCCTCCTCTTCGCGGTCGGCACCGGGTTCGGCGCCCACTACCTGGCCAACACCTACCCGATCGGCCGCGACATCCTGGTCGTGCTGCTCATCGGCCTGGCGCTGCGGGCGATCGGGATCGGCATCCCGGGCAAGAAGTTCGCCTCCGCGATGGTCAACCTCGGTCTGACGGTCGGCCTGTTCGCGACGTTCCGCAGCGACAACGTGGGGTACGCCTGGCTGGGGCTGGCGGTCGCGGTCGGGTGTCTCACGCACATCACGGGGGACTGCTGCACGGAGAAGGGCTGCCCGGTGCTGTGGCCGATAAGGCAGCGCTGGGTGCTGCCGTGGAAGATCGGGATCAAGACGGGCCAGGCCTTCGAGCAGAAGTTCCTCGCCCCGGTCCTCTCCGTCGTGGTCCTCGGACTGCTGTACTTCCGTCTCGCCGTCACCTGA
- a CDS encoding LLM class F420-dependent oxidoreductase, whose translation MKLRIFTEPQQGATYEELLTVARTAERLGFDAFFRSDHYMRIGPGDPGPGPTDAWTTLAGLARETSTIRLGTLVTPATFRLPGPLAVSVAQVDQMSGGRIELGLGTGWFDAEHTAYGIPFPPVSERFARFEEQLEILVGLWTTPEGETFSFEGAHYRLADSPALPKPAQRPRPPIIIGGFGARRTPRLAARFADEYNLPFHTLADTELAFGRVREACEEHGRTGIVLSAAQTVAVGADGKEVARRAEAAGHDPAVLRESGLAGTPAEVVDKIGEFAGLGAERVYLQVMDLSDLDHLELIAAEVLPHV comes from the coding sequence ATGAAGTTGAGGATCTTCACCGAACCGCAGCAGGGCGCCACCTACGAGGAACTGCTGACGGTCGCGCGGACCGCCGAGCGTCTGGGGTTCGACGCCTTCTTCCGTTCCGACCACTACATGCGGATCGGGCCCGGCGACCCCGGCCCCGGTCCTACCGACGCCTGGACGACTCTCGCGGGTCTGGCCAGAGAGACCTCCACGATCAGGCTCGGCACCCTGGTCACTCCGGCCACCTTCCGGCTGCCGGGCCCGCTGGCGGTCAGCGTGGCCCAGGTGGACCAGATGAGCGGCGGCCGGATCGAGCTGGGTCTGGGCACCGGCTGGTTCGACGCCGAGCACACCGCGTACGGAATCCCGTTCCCACCGGTCAGCGAGCGTTTCGCCCGGTTCGAAGAGCAGTTGGAGATCCTCGTCGGGCTCTGGACCACGCCGGAGGGGGAGACGTTCTCGTTCGAGGGGGCCCACTACCGGCTGGCGGACTCGCCCGCGCTGCCCAAGCCCGCGCAGCGCCCCAGGCCGCCGATCATCATCGGCGGGTTCGGTGCCCGGCGCACCCCGCGGCTGGCCGCGCGGTTCGCCGACGAGTACAACCTGCCGTTCCACACGCTGGCCGACACCGAGCTGGCCTTCGGCCGGGTCCGGGAGGCGTGCGAGGAGCACGGGCGTACCGGGATCGTGCTCTCGGCCGCCCAGACCGTCGCCGTCGGCGCCGACGGGAAAGAGGTCGCGCGCCGTGCCGAGGCCGCCGGTCACGACCCCGCGGTGCTCCGCGAGAGCGGTCTGGCGGGCACTCCCGCCGAGGTGGTCGACAAGATCGGCGAGTTTGCCGGGCTGGGGGCCGAGCGGGTCTACCTCCAGGTGATGGACCTGTCGGACCTGGACCACCTGGAACTCATCGCCGCCGAGGTCCTGCCCCACGTCTGA
- a CDS encoding VLRF1 family aeRF1-type release factor: MRFDRAALRDVVAIHDDQGVLSFYVTADPREEAAVRPAWRIRFGNQLADLRRQVSADGDRPRRTAVLARLEQLETEFALLLNPTESGLGRALFAPVGSDEVWTFSFQLPVADQIVLESTAYVRPLVNTVETAPPAGLVLVSRDGLRMIDYRYGMAEEAGRTDFEINTEDWRRMRGPAPSGLAQQTVAARDKFERRVDENLARLLRAAGPGVTEQAANRGWTAIALIGDVQLTEIVAAELTGDVIQIDAVVDALPPSKIAEYAEPQLVAARTRFATALADGAKDAALSGGRGAVGLADTLNALNDSRVAQLLLAESREWSGSRTADGRLCPPDQIPQGESAQEHVQEDRMGERMIERALDIDAEVIVLDRQAAETLADFDGVAAILRW, translated from the coding sequence GTGAGATTCGATCGTGCGGCTCTGCGGGATGTCGTCGCCATCCATGACGACCAGGGGGTGCTGTCGTTCTATGTGACCGCCGATCCCCGGGAGGAGGCGGCGGTCCGCCCCGCGTGGCGGATCCGGTTCGGCAACCAGCTCGCCGACCTGCGCAGACAGGTCAGCGCCGATGGGGACCGGCCGCGGCGGACGGCCGTCCTGGCGCGGCTGGAGCAGCTGGAGACGGAGTTCGCGCTGCTGCTCAATCCGACCGAGTCCGGGCTGGGACGGGCGTTGTTCGCCCCGGTCGGCAGCGACGAGGTATGGACCTTCTCCTTCCAGCTGCCGGTCGCCGACCAGATCGTGCTGGAGTCGACGGCCTATGTGCGACCGCTGGTCAACACGGTGGAGACCGCGCCGCCCGCCGGGCTCGTGCTCGTCTCCCGGGACGGGTTGCGCATGATCGACTACCGTTACGGCATGGCCGAGGAGGCCGGCCGGACAGACTTCGAGATAAACACCGAGGACTGGCGGCGGATGCGCGGTCCCGCCCCCTCGGGTCTCGCCCAGCAGACCGTGGCGGCCCGGGACAAGTTCGAGCGCCGGGTCGATGAGAACCTCGCCAGGCTCCTGCGCGCCGCCGGGCCGGGCGTCACCGAACAGGCCGCGAACCGGGGCTGGACGGCGATCGCGCTGATCGGGGACGTCCAGCTGACGGAGATCGTGGCGGCGGAACTGACCGGTGACGTCATCCAGATCGACGCGGTGGTGGACGCGCTGCCCCCGTCGAAGATCGCCGAGTACGCGGAGCCCCAGCTGGTGGCCGCCCGTACCCGGTTCGCCACCGCACTGGCCGACGGGGCCAAGGACGCCGCCCTGTCCGGCGGGCGCGGAGCCGTCGGCCTGGCGGACACGCTCAACGCGCTGAACGACAGCCGGGTGGCGCAGCTGCTGCTGGCCGAGTCACGTGAGTGGAGCGGCAGCCGTACGGCCGACGGACGGCTCTGCCCGCCCGATCAGATCCCGCAGGGGGAGTCGGCGCAGGAACACGTCCAGGAGGACAGGATGGGCGAGCGCATGATCGAGCGTGCCCTGGACATCGACGCCGAGGTGATCGTCCTGGACCGGCAGGCCGCCGAGACCCTCGCCGACTTCGACGGGGTCGCCGCGATCCTGCGCTGGTAG
- a CDS encoding LysR family transcriptional regulator, which produces MELQQMRYVVAVAETNSFTRAAERCLVVQSALSHQIARLERELGARLFERTSRRVRLTPAGAAFLPAARQCLDAAERAATEVAAAVGEVRGRLAVGLIPTVAAVDIPGALRDFRRRYPDVRISLRVGASEELVEQVRQGAIEVAFLGLPTTARPEGVNARELARDRLVAVVAPDHPLAEEPVVDLRRLSSEVFVDLPAKTAGRAQSDQAFSAAGLSRDVAFEVTTADFMMARLVGQGLGIAMLPSAYVSQLTGVTTIEVADAPTRVEYVIWSRDGRTPAATAFLAILDIPAIPGTE; this is translated from the coding sequence ATGGAGCTCCAGCAGATGCGCTACGTCGTCGCCGTCGCCGAGACGAACAGCTTCACCCGGGCCGCCGAACGTTGTCTGGTCGTCCAGTCCGCCCTCAGCCACCAAATCGCGCGCCTGGAACGGGAACTGGGTGCGAGGCTCTTCGAGCGCACCAGCCGCCGGGTGCGGCTGACGCCGGCCGGTGCGGCGTTCCTCCCCGCCGCCCGTCAGTGCCTGGACGCCGCCGAGCGCGCAGCCACCGAGGTCGCCGCGGCTGTCGGTGAGGTACGCGGACGGCTCGCCGTGGGCCTGATCCCCACCGTCGCCGCGGTCGACATCCCAGGCGCCCTGCGTGACTTCCGCCGGCGGTACCCGGACGTGCGCATCAGCCTGCGCGTGGGCGCGAGCGAGGAACTCGTCGAGCAGGTCAGACAAGGCGCCATCGAAGTGGCCTTCCTCGGGCTGCCGACCACAGCGCGACCCGAAGGTGTCAACGCCCGTGAACTCGCCCGTGACCGGCTCGTCGCCGTGGTCGCGCCCGACCATCCCCTCGCCGAAGAACCAGTGGTCGACCTTCGCAGGCTCTCCTCCGAGGTGTTCGTGGACCTGCCGGCCAAGACAGCCGGACGCGCCCAGTCCGACCAGGCCTTCTCGGCCGCCGGCCTCAGCCGCGACGTCGCCTTCGAAGTGACCACCGCGGACTTCATGATGGCTCGACTGGTCGGGCAGGGCCTCGGCATCGCCATGCTCCCCTCCGCCTACGTGTCCCAGCTCACCGGCGTAACCACCATCGAGGTCGCCGACGCGCCGACCCGCGTCGAATACGTCATCTGGAGCCGCGACGGCCGCACGCCCGCGGCGACCGCCTTCCTCGCCATCCTTGACATCCCAGCCATACCCGGCACGGAATGA
- a CDS encoding sugar porter family MFS transporter, with protein MVGTTPSGTSSENLGHVVFITAAAAIGGFLFGYDSAVINGAVTGIQKHFGVGPVQIGFVVAIALLGSAIGAWIAGGIADRWGRTRTMQVAAILFAISSIGQALPFAIWDLAFWRVLAGVGIGMASVIGPAYIAEVAPPAYRGRLGSFQQLAIVLGIAVSQLVNYAIAQFAGGNVNNKLAGLEAWQWMLGACLVPALLYLLFSTIIPESPRFLVAVGKLPMARRVLAEVEGEHIDLDERMAEIQNSLRSEHRPRLRDLRGRSLGLLPIVWIGILLSVFQQFVGINVIFYYSSALWQSVGINQSDSLLISFSTSIINIVGTFIAIALVDRIGRRPLLLIGSAGMTIALAVAAWAFSAGVPTGDTVRLPATQGVVALVAAHVFVLFFALSWGVVVWVLLGEMFPNRIRAAALSVAASAQWVANWLITVSFPSLAEWSLAGAYVGYAFFAALSFAFVWWKVKETKGRKLEEMG; from the coding sequence ATGGTCGGTACCACCCCTTCGGGCACCTCCAGTGAGAACCTGGGGCATGTCGTCTTCATCACCGCCGCCGCGGCGATCGGCGGGTTCCTCTTCGGCTACGACAGCGCCGTCATCAACGGTGCCGTCACCGGGATCCAGAAACACTTCGGCGTCGGCCCGGTCCAGATCGGGTTCGTGGTCGCGATCGCGCTGCTGGGCTCGGCGATCGGCGCGTGGATCGCCGGGGGCATAGCCGACCGCTGGGGGCGCACCAGGACGATGCAGGTGGCCGCGATCCTGTTCGCGATCAGCTCCATCGGCCAGGCGCTCCCGTTCGCGATCTGGGACCTCGCCTTCTGGCGGGTGCTGGCGGGCGTCGGGATCGGGATGGCCTCGGTGATCGGTCCCGCCTACATCGCCGAGGTCGCGCCCCCCGCCTACCGGGGACGCCTGGGCTCCTTCCAGCAACTCGCGATCGTCCTCGGCATCGCCGTCTCCCAGCTCGTCAACTACGCGATCGCGCAGTTCGCCGGAGGCAACGTCAACAACAAGCTCGCCGGCCTTGAGGCGTGGCAGTGGATGCTCGGCGCCTGCCTGGTCCCGGCCCTGCTCTACCTGCTCTTCTCGACGATCATCCCCGAGTCGCCGCGGTTCCTCGTCGCGGTGGGCAAGCTGCCGATGGCGCGCAGGGTGCTCGCCGAGGTCGAGGGCGAGCACATCGACCTGGACGAGCGGATGGCGGAGATCCAGAACTCGCTGCGCAGCGAGCACCGGCCACGGCTGCGTGACCTGCGCGGCCGGTCGCTCGGGCTGCTGCCGATCGTCTGGATCGGCATCCTGCTCTCGGTCTTCCAGCAGTTCGTCGGCATCAACGTCATCTTCTACTACTCATCGGCGCTGTGGCAGTCGGTCGGCATCAACCAGAGCGACTCGCTGCTGATCAGCTTCTCCACCTCGATCATCAACATCGTCGGCACGTTCATCGCCATCGCGCTGGTCGACCGGATCGGCCGTAGACCGCTGCTGCTGATCGGCTCCGCGGGCATGACGATCGCCCTCGCCGTGGCCGCGTGGGCGTTCAGCGCGGGCGTCCCCACCGGGGACACCGTCAGGCTGCCGGCGACGCAGGGCGTCGTGGCCCTGGTCGCCGCGCACGTCTTCGTATTGTTCTTCGCGCTGTCGTGGGGCGTCGTCGTCTGGGTGCTGCTCGGTGAGATGTTCCCCAATCGGATCAGGGCCGCCGCGCTCTCCGTGGCCGCCTCCGCCCAGTGGGTGGCCAACTGGCTGATCACCGTCTCCTTCCCGTCCCTGGCCGAGTGGAGCCTGGCCGGCGCGTACGTGGGATACGCCTTCTTCGCCGCGCTGTCCTTCGCCTTCGTGTGGTGGAAGGTCAAGGAGACCAAGGGCCGCAAGCTGGAGGAGATGGGGTAG